A genome region from Primulina eburnea isolate SZY01 chromosome 9, ASM2296580v1, whole genome shotgun sequence includes the following:
- the LOC140841399 gene encoding myosin-1-like isoform X1, producing the protein MSHEKVRRPPAFQAIKSLPGDFRYVDPPGSDKMMVPGIASKNVELSIDSKQGHGNGSGDVRSDDDESPYGSLDVSTKDGSSLGGNFEASNTPIRSPKQLYVQSRWNDTTPYASKKKLRLWFQLPDGSWELGTIIQNSGSESLISLPQGKVLKVNVENLVPANPDILDGVDDLMQLSYLNEPSVLYNLEYRYNRDMIYTKAGPVLVAINPFKKVSLYGNNYIDAYKNKSLESPHVYAITDTAMREMIRDEVNQSIIISGESGAGKTETAKIAMQYLATLGGGSGIEYEILKTNPILEAFGNAKTLRNDNSSRFGKLIEIHFSETGKISGARIQTFLLEKSRVVQCSEGERSYHIFYQLCAGASHILREKLKLKNADEFRYLKQSGCFTIPGIDDTEQFQVVMDALDIVHVKKDDQDRVFAMLSAVLWLGEVSFTDIDSDHHVEPVVDEGLINVATLTKCDLEELKLALSTRKMRVGNDTIVQKLTLAQAIDTRDALAKSIYSCLFDWLVEQINKSLLVGKRRTGRSISILDIYGFESFERNSFEQFCINYANERLQQHFNRHLFKLEQEEYIQDGIDWEKVDFEDNQDCLNLFEKKPLGLQSLLDEESTFPNGTDLTFANKLKQHLNSNPCFRGARGKAFTVCHYAGEVTYDTTGFLEKNRDLLHLDSIQLLSSCACHLPQAFASSMLAQSEKPVVGALHKSGGADSQKLSVMTKFKGQLFQLMQRLESTTPHFIRCVKPNNFQSPGTYNQGLVLQQLRCCGVLEVVRISRSGFPTRMTHQKFARRYGFLLLDHVASQDPLSVSVAILQQFNILPEMYQVGYTKLFFRTGQIGVLEDTRNHTLHGILRVQSCFRGHQARRHLKELKRGIASLQSFVRGEKSRKNFGVLLNRHRAAISIQKRIRARSYSQRFHILKEASISIQSVIRGWLVRRCSGDIALLQFGGRKDNDPEEVLVKSSFLAEMQRRVLRAEASLRVKEEENDILHQRLQQYENRWSEYELKMRSMEEVWQKQMRSLQSSLSIAKKSLAFDDSRRSSDASVNGNDDRESSWESGSNFRSHDINGKRSSGAGLSVINRLAEEFEKRSNVFGDDSKFLVEVRSGQVEASLDPDRELRRLKQMFEAWKKDYGARLRETKVVLNKLGNEEGSSGEKAKKKWWGRRNSTRII; encoded by the exons ATGTCACATGAGAAAGTTAGGCGACCGCCTGCCTTTCAGGCAATTAAATCTTTGCCTGGAGATTTTAGGTACGTCGATCCTCCGGGAAGTGACAAGATGATGGTACCTGGTATTGCATCGAAAAATGTTGAGCTGTCGATTGACAGTAAGCAGGGCCATGGTAATGGCAGTGGTGATGTCCGTTCGGATGATGATGAATCACCCTATGGTAGCTTGGATGTGTCAACAAAAGATGGCTCTTCGTTGGGTGGTAATTTTGAGGCTTCAAATACGCCTATCAGATCACCCAAACAGTTGTATGTCCAGTCTAGGTGGAATGACACCACCCCATATGCATCAAAGAAG AAGCTTCGGTTGTGGTTTCAACTTCCTGATGGTAGTTGGGAGCTGGGAACAATTATTCAGAACTCTGGAAGTGAGTCATTAATATCATTGCCTCAGGGAAAA GTGTTGAAAGTAAATGTAGAAAATTTGGTACCAGCAAATCCAGATATACTTGATGGTGTAGATGATCTGATGCAGCTAAGTTATTTAAATGAACCATCAGTATTGTACAATCTGGAATATAGATATAACCGGGACATGATTTAT ACCAAAGCTGGTCCAGTTCTTGTTGCTATTAATCCCTTTAAGAAAGTATCATTGTATGGAAACAATTACATTGATGCATATAAGAACAAATCTTTGGAGAGCCCGCATGTGTATGCCATTACTGATACCGCTATGCGGGAAATGATCCGAG ATGAAGTTAATCAATCTATCATTATAAG CGGTGAAAGCGGAGCTGGGAAAACTGAGACTGCTAAGATAGCAATGCAGTATTTGGCTACTCTGGGAGGTGGTAGTGGTATTGAGTATGAGATACTGAAGACTAATCCAATTTTGGAGGCCTTTGGTAATGCCAAAACGTTGAGAAATGACAATTCAAGTCGATTT GGAAAGCTGATTGAAATTCACTTTAGTGAAACTGGAAAGATATCGGGAGCCAGGATTCAAACTT TTTTACTCGAGAAG TCCAGAGTTGTTCAATGTTCAGAAGGAGAAAGGTCATATCACATTTTTTATCAGCTTTGTGCTGGGGCTTCACATATCCTGAGAG aaaaattaaaattgaagaATGCGGACGAGTTCAGGTATTTGAAGCAAAGCGGTTGTTTTACAATTCCTGGCATCGATGATACAGAACAGTTTCAAGTTGTAATG GATGCTTTGGATATTGTTCATGTTAAAAAAGACGACCAAGATAGAGTATTTGCTATGCTATCTGCAGTTCTATGGCTGGGGGAAGTCTCCTTCACAGACATTGACAGCGATCACCATGTTGAACCAGTTGTGGATGAAG GTCTAATAAATGTTGCAACATTGACTAAATGTGATCTTGAGGAGCTAAAGCTAGCATTGTCAACTCGAAAAATGAGAGTTGGAAACGATACAATTGTTCAAAAACTTACCCTCGCTCAG GCAATTGATACAAGAGATGCACTGGCTAAATCAATCTATTCTTGTTTGTTTGACTGGCTGGTTGAACAAATCAATAAATCCCTATTAGTAGGTAAAAGACGCACCGGAAGGTCCATCAGTATTCTGGATATTTATGGTTTTGAATCATTTGAG agGAATAGCTTTGAGCAGTTCTGCATTAATTATGCCAATGAAAGGTTACAACAACACTTCAACCGCCACCTGTTCAAATTGGAGCAAGAg GAATACATTCAAGACGGcattgactgggagaaagttgATTTTGAAGACAATCAAGATTGTCTTAATCTTTTTGAGAAG AAACCTTTAGGGTTGCAATCCTTGCTAGATGAGGAATCAACCTTTCCAAATGGTACAGATTTGACCTTTGCCAATAAGCTCAAGCAGCATCTGAATTCTAACCCTTGTTTTAGAGGAGCAAGAGGCAAAGCTTTTACTGTATGTCATTATGCAGGGGAG GTTACTTACGATACGACTGGGTTCCTCGAGAAAAATCGAGATTTACTTCATTTGGATTCCATCCAACTTTTGTCTTCTTGCGCATGCCACCTTCCTCAGGCTTTTGCGTCCAGTATGCTTGCTCAATCTGAGAAGCCTGTTGTTGGTGCATTACATAAATCTGGTGGAGCAGATTCACAAAAACTAAGTGTGATGACGAAGTTCAAG GGACAATTGTTCCAATTAATGCAACGCCTTGAGAGCACTACTCCTCATTTCATACGTTGTGTAAAGCCCAACAACTTTCAATCTCCTGGTACTTACAATCAGGGTTTGGTCCTACAACAGCTTCGTTGTTGTGGAGTCCTAGAGGTGGTAAGAATATCAAGATCTGGTTTTCCTACTAGAATGACGCATCAAAAGTTTGCCAGAAG GTATGGTTTTCTTCTATTAGACCATGTTGCATCACAAGATCCACTTAGCGTTTCTGTAGCAATTCTCCAGCAGTTTAATATTTTACCTGAGATGTATCAAGTTGGCtatacaaaattatttttccgGACCGGTCAG ATTGGGGTGCTTGAGGATACAAGAAATCACACTCTCCATGGTATCTTGCGTGTTCAAAGCTGTTTTAGAGGTCATCAAGCTCGTCGTCATTTAAAGGAGCTTAAGAGAGGGATTGCCTCACTTCAGTCGT TTGTTCGTGGTGAAAAATCTAGAAAAAATTTTGGAGTCTTATTAAACAGACATAGAGCTGCTATATCTATCCAAAAGAGAATAAGAGCAAGGAGTTACAGTCAGAGGTTCCACATTTTGAAGGAGGCGTCCATTTCAATACAATCAG TAATTCGTGGCTGGCTGGTCAGAAGATGCTCAGGAGATATAGCATTACTGCAGTTTGGAGGAAGAAAG GATAATGATCCCGAAGAGGTGCTGGTGAAGTCATCTTTCCTCGCTGAAATGCAGCGTCGTGTTCTTAGGGCTGAAGCTTCTCTTAGAGTTAAAGAAGAGGAGAATGATATCCTTCACCAAAGGCTTCAACAATACGAGAATAGATGGTCTGAATATGAGCTAAAAATGAGGTCCATGGAAGAAGTGTGGCAGAAACAGATGAGATCACTGCAGTCTAGCCTTTCAATTGCAAAGAAGAGCCTGGCTTTTGATGATTCCCGCAGAAGCTCGGATGCATCAGTGAATGGAAACGATGACAGAGAATCTAGCTGGGAGAGTGGTAGCAACTTTAGGAGTCATGATATCAATGGCAAAAGATCATCAGGTGCTGGATTAAGTGTTATCAATCGACTTGCTGAGGAGTTTGAGAAGAGGAGTAACGTGTTTGGAGATGATTCCAAGTTCTTGGTGGAAGTAAGATCAGGGCAGGTCGAGGCGAGTTTGGATCCAGATCGCGAGCTCCGAAGATTAAAACAGATGTTCGAAGCTTGGAAGAAAGATTATGGAGCCAGACTGAGGGAAACGAAGGTGGTTCTCAACAAGCTCGGGAATGAGGAAGGGTCATCCGGCGAAAAGGCGAAGAAGAAATGGTGGGGGAGGAGGAACAGCACAAGGATAATTTGA
- the LOC140841399 gene encoding myosin-1-like isoform X2 gives MSHEKVRRPPAFQAIKSLPGDFRYVDPPGSDKMMVPGIASKNVELSIDSKQGHGNGSGDVRSDDDESPYGSLDVSTKDGSSLGGNFEASNTPIRSPKQLYVQSRWNDTTPYASKKKLRLWFQLPDGSWELGTIIQNSGSESLISLPQGKVLKVNVENLVPANPDILDGVDDLMQLSYLNEPSVLYNLEYRYNRDMIYTKAGPVLVAINPFKKVSLYGNNYIDAYKNKSLESPHVYAITDTAMREMIRDEVNQSIIISGESGAGKTETAKIAMQYLATLGGGSGIEYEILKTNPILEAFGNAKTLRNDNSSRFGKLIEIHFSETGKISGARIQTFLLEKSRVVQCSEGERSYHIFYQLCAGASHILREKLKLKNADEFRYLKQSGCFTIPGIDDTEQFQVVMDALDIVHVKKDDQDRVFAMLSAVLWLGEVSFTDIDSDHHVEPVVDEGLINVATLTKCDLEELKLALSTRKMRVGNDTIVQKLTLAQAIDTRDALAKSIYSCLFDWLVEQINKSLLVGKRRTGRSISILDIYGFESFERNSFEQFCINYANERLQQHFNRHLFKLEQEEYIQDGIDWEKVDFEDNQDCLNLFEKKPLGLQSLLDEESTFPNGTDLTFANKLKQHLNSNPCFRGARGKAFTVCHYAGEVTYDTTGFLEKNRDLLHLDSIQLLSSCACHLPQAFASSMLAQSEKPVVGALHKSGGADSQKLSVMTKFKGQLFQLMQRLESTTPHFIRCVKPNNFQSPGTYNQGLVLQQLRCCGVLEVVRISRSGFPTRMTHQKFARRYGFLLLDHVASQDPLSVSVAILQQFNILPEMYQVGYTKLFFRTGQDTRNHTLHGILRVQSCFRGHQARRHLKELKRGIASLQSFVRGEKSRKNFGVLLNRHRAAISIQKRIRARSYSQRFHILKEASISIQSVIRGWLVRRCSGDIALLQFGGRKDNDPEEVLVKSSFLAEMQRRVLRAEASLRVKEEENDILHQRLQQYENRWSEYELKMRSMEEVWQKQMRSLQSSLSIAKKSLAFDDSRRSSDASVNGNDDRESSWESGSNFRSHDINGKRSSGAGLSVINRLAEEFEKRSNVFGDDSKFLVEVRSGQVEASLDPDRELRRLKQMFEAWKKDYGARLRETKVVLNKLGNEEGSSGEKAKKKWWGRRNSTRII, from the exons ATGTCACATGAGAAAGTTAGGCGACCGCCTGCCTTTCAGGCAATTAAATCTTTGCCTGGAGATTTTAGGTACGTCGATCCTCCGGGAAGTGACAAGATGATGGTACCTGGTATTGCATCGAAAAATGTTGAGCTGTCGATTGACAGTAAGCAGGGCCATGGTAATGGCAGTGGTGATGTCCGTTCGGATGATGATGAATCACCCTATGGTAGCTTGGATGTGTCAACAAAAGATGGCTCTTCGTTGGGTGGTAATTTTGAGGCTTCAAATACGCCTATCAGATCACCCAAACAGTTGTATGTCCAGTCTAGGTGGAATGACACCACCCCATATGCATCAAAGAAG AAGCTTCGGTTGTGGTTTCAACTTCCTGATGGTAGTTGGGAGCTGGGAACAATTATTCAGAACTCTGGAAGTGAGTCATTAATATCATTGCCTCAGGGAAAA GTGTTGAAAGTAAATGTAGAAAATTTGGTACCAGCAAATCCAGATATACTTGATGGTGTAGATGATCTGATGCAGCTAAGTTATTTAAATGAACCATCAGTATTGTACAATCTGGAATATAGATATAACCGGGACATGATTTAT ACCAAAGCTGGTCCAGTTCTTGTTGCTATTAATCCCTTTAAGAAAGTATCATTGTATGGAAACAATTACATTGATGCATATAAGAACAAATCTTTGGAGAGCCCGCATGTGTATGCCATTACTGATACCGCTATGCGGGAAATGATCCGAG ATGAAGTTAATCAATCTATCATTATAAG CGGTGAAAGCGGAGCTGGGAAAACTGAGACTGCTAAGATAGCAATGCAGTATTTGGCTACTCTGGGAGGTGGTAGTGGTATTGAGTATGAGATACTGAAGACTAATCCAATTTTGGAGGCCTTTGGTAATGCCAAAACGTTGAGAAATGACAATTCAAGTCGATTT GGAAAGCTGATTGAAATTCACTTTAGTGAAACTGGAAAGATATCGGGAGCCAGGATTCAAACTT TTTTACTCGAGAAG TCCAGAGTTGTTCAATGTTCAGAAGGAGAAAGGTCATATCACATTTTTTATCAGCTTTGTGCTGGGGCTTCACATATCCTGAGAG aaaaattaaaattgaagaATGCGGACGAGTTCAGGTATTTGAAGCAAAGCGGTTGTTTTACAATTCCTGGCATCGATGATACAGAACAGTTTCAAGTTGTAATG GATGCTTTGGATATTGTTCATGTTAAAAAAGACGACCAAGATAGAGTATTTGCTATGCTATCTGCAGTTCTATGGCTGGGGGAAGTCTCCTTCACAGACATTGACAGCGATCACCATGTTGAACCAGTTGTGGATGAAG GTCTAATAAATGTTGCAACATTGACTAAATGTGATCTTGAGGAGCTAAAGCTAGCATTGTCAACTCGAAAAATGAGAGTTGGAAACGATACAATTGTTCAAAAACTTACCCTCGCTCAG GCAATTGATACAAGAGATGCACTGGCTAAATCAATCTATTCTTGTTTGTTTGACTGGCTGGTTGAACAAATCAATAAATCCCTATTAGTAGGTAAAAGACGCACCGGAAGGTCCATCAGTATTCTGGATATTTATGGTTTTGAATCATTTGAG agGAATAGCTTTGAGCAGTTCTGCATTAATTATGCCAATGAAAGGTTACAACAACACTTCAACCGCCACCTGTTCAAATTGGAGCAAGAg GAATACATTCAAGACGGcattgactgggagaaagttgATTTTGAAGACAATCAAGATTGTCTTAATCTTTTTGAGAAG AAACCTTTAGGGTTGCAATCCTTGCTAGATGAGGAATCAACCTTTCCAAATGGTACAGATTTGACCTTTGCCAATAAGCTCAAGCAGCATCTGAATTCTAACCCTTGTTTTAGAGGAGCAAGAGGCAAAGCTTTTACTGTATGTCATTATGCAGGGGAG GTTACTTACGATACGACTGGGTTCCTCGAGAAAAATCGAGATTTACTTCATTTGGATTCCATCCAACTTTTGTCTTCTTGCGCATGCCACCTTCCTCAGGCTTTTGCGTCCAGTATGCTTGCTCAATCTGAGAAGCCTGTTGTTGGTGCATTACATAAATCTGGTGGAGCAGATTCACAAAAACTAAGTGTGATGACGAAGTTCAAG GGACAATTGTTCCAATTAATGCAACGCCTTGAGAGCACTACTCCTCATTTCATACGTTGTGTAAAGCCCAACAACTTTCAATCTCCTGGTACTTACAATCAGGGTTTGGTCCTACAACAGCTTCGTTGTTGTGGAGTCCTAGAGGTGGTAAGAATATCAAGATCTGGTTTTCCTACTAGAATGACGCATCAAAAGTTTGCCAGAAG GTATGGTTTTCTTCTATTAGACCATGTTGCATCACAAGATCCACTTAGCGTTTCTGTAGCAATTCTCCAGCAGTTTAATATTTTACCTGAGATGTATCAAGTTGGCtatacaaaattatttttccgGACCGGTCAG GATACAAGAAATCACACTCTCCATGGTATCTTGCGTGTTCAAAGCTGTTTTAGAGGTCATCAAGCTCGTCGTCATTTAAAGGAGCTTAAGAGAGGGATTGCCTCACTTCAGTCGT TTGTTCGTGGTGAAAAATCTAGAAAAAATTTTGGAGTCTTATTAAACAGACATAGAGCTGCTATATCTATCCAAAAGAGAATAAGAGCAAGGAGTTACAGTCAGAGGTTCCACATTTTGAAGGAGGCGTCCATTTCAATACAATCAG TAATTCGTGGCTGGCTGGTCAGAAGATGCTCAGGAGATATAGCATTACTGCAGTTTGGAGGAAGAAAG GATAATGATCCCGAAGAGGTGCTGGTGAAGTCATCTTTCCTCGCTGAAATGCAGCGTCGTGTTCTTAGGGCTGAAGCTTCTCTTAGAGTTAAAGAAGAGGAGAATGATATCCTTCACCAAAGGCTTCAACAATACGAGAATAGATGGTCTGAATATGAGCTAAAAATGAGGTCCATGGAAGAAGTGTGGCAGAAACAGATGAGATCACTGCAGTCTAGCCTTTCAATTGCAAAGAAGAGCCTGGCTTTTGATGATTCCCGCAGAAGCTCGGATGCATCAGTGAATGGAAACGATGACAGAGAATCTAGCTGGGAGAGTGGTAGCAACTTTAGGAGTCATGATATCAATGGCAAAAGATCATCAGGTGCTGGATTAAGTGTTATCAATCGACTTGCTGAGGAGTTTGAGAAGAGGAGTAACGTGTTTGGAGATGATTCCAAGTTCTTGGTGGAAGTAAGATCAGGGCAGGTCGAGGCGAGTTTGGATCCAGATCGCGAGCTCCGAAGATTAAAACAGATGTTCGAAGCTTGGAAGAAAGATTATGGAGCCAGACTGAGGGAAACGAAGGTGGTTCTCAACAAGCTCGGGAATGAGGAAGGGTCATCCGGCGAAAAGGCGAAGAAGAAATGGTGGGGGAGGAGGAACAGCACAAGGATAATTTGA
- the LOC140841399 gene encoding myosin-1-like isoform X3 — MSVRMMMNHPMVAWMCQQKMALRWVVILRLQIRLSDHPNSCMSSLGGMTPPHMHQRRSFGCGFNFLMVVGSWEQLFRTLEVLKVNVENLVPANPDILDGVDDLMQLSYLNEPSVLYNLEYRYNRDMIYTKAGPVLVAINPFKKVSLYGNNYIDAYKNKSLESPHVYAITDTAMREMIRDEVNQSIIISGESGAGKTETAKIAMQYLATLGGGSGIEYEILKTNPILEAFGNAKTLRNDNSSRFGKLIEIHFSETGKISGARIQTFLLEKSRVVQCSEGERSYHIFYQLCAGASHILREKLKLKNADEFRYLKQSGCFTIPGIDDTEQFQVVMDALDIVHVKKDDQDRVFAMLSAVLWLGEVSFTDIDSDHHVEPVVDEGLINVATLTKCDLEELKLALSTRKMRVGNDTIVQKLTLAQAIDTRDALAKSIYSCLFDWLVEQINKSLLVGKRRTGRSISILDIYGFESFERNSFEQFCINYANERLQQHFNRHLFKLEQEEYIQDGIDWEKVDFEDNQDCLNLFEKKPLGLQSLLDEESTFPNGTDLTFANKLKQHLNSNPCFRGARGKAFTVCHYAGEVTYDTTGFLEKNRDLLHLDSIQLLSSCACHLPQAFASSMLAQSEKPVVGALHKSGGADSQKLSVMTKFKGQLFQLMQRLESTTPHFIRCVKPNNFQSPGTYNQGLVLQQLRCCGVLEVVRISRSGFPTRMTHQKFARRYGFLLLDHVASQDPLSVSVAILQQFNILPEMYQVGYTKLFFRTGQIGVLEDTRNHTLHGILRVQSCFRGHQARRHLKELKRGIASLQSFVRGEKSRKNFGVLLNRHRAAISIQKRIRARSYSQRFHILKEASISIQSVIRGWLVRRCSGDIALLQFGGRKDNDPEEVLVKSSFLAEMQRRVLRAEASLRVKEEENDILHQRLQQYENRWSEYELKMRSMEEVWQKQMRSLQSSLSIAKKSLAFDDSRRSSDASVNGNDDRESSWESGSNFRSHDINGKRSSGAGLSVINRLAEEFEKRSNVFGDDSKFLVEVRSGQVEASLDPDRELRRLKQMFEAWKKDYGARLRETKVVLNKLGNEEGSSGEKAKKKWWGRRNSTRII, encoded by the exons ATGTCCGTTCGGATGATGATGAATCACCCTATGGTAGCTTGGATGTGTCAACAAAAGATGGCTCTTCGTTGGGTGGTAATTTTGAGGCTTCAAATACGCCTATCAGATCACCCAAACAGTTGTATGTCCAGTCTAGGTGGAATGACACCACCCCATATGCATCAAAGAAG AAGCTTCGGTTGTGGTTTCAACTTCCTGATGGTAGTTGGGAGCTGGGAACAATTATTCAGAACTCTGGAA GTGTTGAAAGTAAATGTAGAAAATTTGGTACCAGCAAATCCAGATATACTTGATGGTGTAGATGATCTGATGCAGCTAAGTTATTTAAATGAACCATCAGTATTGTACAATCTGGAATATAGATATAACCGGGACATGATTTAT ACCAAAGCTGGTCCAGTTCTTGTTGCTATTAATCCCTTTAAGAAAGTATCATTGTATGGAAACAATTACATTGATGCATATAAGAACAAATCTTTGGAGAGCCCGCATGTGTATGCCATTACTGATACCGCTATGCGGGAAATGATCCGAG ATGAAGTTAATCAATCTATCATTATAAG CGGTGAAAGCGGAGCTGGGAAAACTGAGACTGCTAAGATAGCAATGCAGTATTTGGCTACTCTGGGAGGTGGTAGTGGTATTGAGTATGAGATACTGAAGACTAATCCAATTTTGGAGGCCTTTGGTAATGCCAAAACGTTGAGAAATGACAATTCAAGTCGATTT GGAAAGCTGATTGAAATTCACTTTAGTGAAACTGGAAAGATATCGGGAGCCAGGATTCAAACTT TTTTACTCGAGAAG TCCAGAGTTGTTCAATGTTCAGAAGGAGAAAGGTCATATCACATTTTTTATCAGCTTTGTGCTGGGGCTTCACATATCCTGAGAG aaaaattaaaattgaagaATGCGGACGAGTTCAGGTATTTGAAGCAAAGCGGTTGTTTTACAATTCCTGGCATCGATGATACAGAACAGTTTCAAGTTGTAATG GATGCTTTGGATATTGTTCATGTTAAAAAAGACGACCAAGATAGAGTATTTGCTATGCTATCTGCAGTTCTATGGCTGGGGGAAGTCTCCTTCACAGACATTGACAGCGATCACCATGTTGAACCAGTTGTGGATGAAG GTCTAATAAATGTTGCAACATTGACTAAATGTGATCTTGAGGAGCTAAAGCTAGCATTGTCAACTCGAAAAATGAGAGTTGGAAACGATACAATTGTTCAAAAACTTACCCTCGCTCAG GCAATTGATACAAGAGATGCACTGGCTAAATCAATCTATTCTTGTTTGTTTGACTGGCTGGTTGAACAAATCAATAAATCCCTATTAGTAGGTAAAAGACGCACCGGAAGGTCCATCAGTATTCTGGATATTTATGGTTTTGAATCATTTGAG agGAATAGCTTTGAGCAGTTCTGCATTAATTATGCCAATGAAAGGTTACAACAACACTTCAACCGCCACCTGTTCAAATTGGAGCAAGAg GAATACATTCAAGACGGcattgactgggagaaagttgATTTTGAAGACAATCAAGATTGTCTTAATCTTTTTGAGAAG AAACCTTTAGGGTTGCAATCCTTGCTAGATGAGGAATCAACCTTTCCAAATGGTACAGATTTGACCTTTGCCAATAAGCTCAAGCAGCATCTGAATTCTAACCCTTGTTTTAGAGGAGCAAGAGGCAAAGCTTTTACTGTATGTCATTATGCAGGGGAG GTTACTTACGATACGACTGGGTTCCTCGAGAAAAATCGAGATTTACTTCATTTGGATTCCATCCAACTTTTGTCTTCTTGCGCATGCCACCTTCCTCAGGCTTTTGCGTCCAGTATGCTTGCTCAATCTGAGAAGCCTGTTGTTGGTGCATTACATAAATCTGGTGGAGCAGATTCACAAAAACTAAGTGTGATGACGAAGTTCAAG GGACAATTGTTCCAATTAATGCAACGCCTTGAGAGCACTACTCCTCATTTCATACGTTGTGTAAAGCCCAACAACTTTCAATCTCCTGGTACTTACAATCAGGGTTTGGTCCTACAACAGCTTCGTTGTTGTGGAGTCCTAGAGGTGGTAAGAATATCAAGATCTGGTTTTCCTACTAGAATGACGCATCAAAAGTTTGCCAGAAG GTATGGTTTTCTTCTATTAGACCATGTTGCATCACAAGATCCACTTAGCGTTTCTGTAGCAATTCTCCAGCAGTTTAATATTTTACCTGAGATGTATCAAGTTGGCtatacaaaattatttttccgGACCGGTCAG ATTGGGGTGCTTGAGGATACAAGAAATCACACTCTCCATGGTATCTTGCGTGTTCAAAGCTGTTTTAGAGGTCATCAAGCTCGTCGTCATTTAAAGGAGCTTAAGAGAGGGATTGCCTCACTTCAGTCGT TTGTTCGTGGTGAAAAATCTAGAAAAAATTTTGGAGTCTTATTAAACAGACATAGAGCTGCTATATCTATCCAAAAGAGAATAAGAGCAAGGAGTTACAGTCAGAGGTTCCACATTTTGAAGGAGGCGTCCATTTCAATACAATCAG TAATTCGTGGCTGGCTGGTCAGAAGATGCTCAGGAGATATAGCATTACTGCAGTTTGGAGGAAGAAAG GATAATGATCCCGAAGAGGTGCTGGTGAAGTCATCTTTCCTCGCTGAAATGCAGCGTCGTGTTCTTAGGGCTGAAGCTTCTCTTAGAGTTAAAGAAGAGGAGAATGATATCCTTCACCAAAGGCTTCAACAATACGAGAATAGATGGTCTGAATATGAGCTAAAAATGAGGTCCATGGAAGAAGTGTGGCAGAAACAGATGAGATCACTGCAGTCTAGCCTTTCAATTGCAAAGAAGAGCCTGGCTTTTGATGATTCCCGCAGAAGCTCGGATGCATCAGTGAATGGAAACGATGACAGAGAATCTAGCTGGGAGAGTGGTAGCAACTTTAGGAGTCATGATATCAATGGCAAAAGATCATCAGGTGCTGGATTAAGTGTTATCAATCGACTTGCTGAGGAGTTTGAGAAGAGGAGTAACGTGTTTGGAGATGATTCCAAGTTCTTGGTGGAAGTAAGATCAGGGCAGGTCGAGGCGAGTTTGGATCCAGATCGCGAGCTCCGAAGATTAAAACAGATGTTCGAAGCTTGGAAGAAAGATTATGGAGCCAGACTGAGGGAAACGAAGGTGGTTCTCAACAAGCTCGGGAATGAGGAAGGGTCATCCGGCGAAAAGGCGAAGAAGAAATGGTGGGGGAGGAGGAACAGCACAAGGATAATTTGA